Genomic segment of Caproiciproducens sp. NJN-50:
TTGAACGCGTGGTATGCACAAGCCCTGAAAGGGCATAGTACTGGCGCGCGTCTCAAGACGCACTGAAATAGGTTACCAACCGCATTACTTTTACAGGCCGCCGCTAAAGCGGCCTTCTTTTATGCCTTTGATTCCTTGCTACCCGTAAACGGGTCAATATACTCTTTGAAACTTATTTGATCTGAGGCAATATCTTCCTGCAATTGATTTTTGATATATTCTTCAATTGCTTTCTTGTTACGACCCACTGTGTCTACAAAATAGCCACGGCACCAAAAATGTCGCGTTCCATACTTATACTTCAAATTTGCATGCCTATCGAATATCATCAGGCTGTTCTTTCCTTTGAGATAGCCCATGAATTGTGCCACACTGAGATTCGGCGGAATGCTTACCGGCATGTGAATGTGGTCTGGACACGCCTCAGCTTCGAGGATTTCCACTCCCTTCTGCTCACACAGCTTCCTTAAAATCTTGCCTATATCTGCTTTTATCTGCCCATATATTTCTCTTCTGCGATATTTTGGAGCAAATACAATATGATACTGGCATCTCCACTTTGAATGTGATAAACTTTGTATGTCTTTCATGACAAAATCTCCTTTTGTTGGTAATGCGGTTGGCAAACCTGCATCTATTCTAACAAAAGGAGATTTTCTTGTATCTAAAGATTCTTATCCCACCAGCAAAGCTGGTGGTTCTTTGCGCTGAAGCTGCAATAGCAAAAAGGAAGGGCCGCGGTTCTGCGGCCCTTCCTTTTATACGGTCCCGTATTTTAAAATTTATTGAAACAATCCGCATCTTTTAACTCTTAAAGCCCTTGAACCATTTCGTAACTTTATCCGTATTGGCCTTGTTTTCATCCTTCGCGACGGTATCCTGATAGATCATCAGGTATTTTCCGCTGTCCGATAAAACCGCGCCCACCTGCTGCCCCATCAAAGAGAACTTTCCGTTCGACTTAACGCCGTCCAGCACCTGTTTCGCGGTGTCGTTGAGGCTGTCCGGATCGTACTCATAAAATTCCGCCGTGACATTGTTTTTTCCATTAAAGGAAAACTGGTACCTCACCCCGCTTTTCGCGCCGATGACATCCGCGCGCATTTTAGTCGGCTCACCGGAAACCGCGCCGTTGCCTGTCAGATATTTTTGAAGGCCCTGCAAATTATCCTCCACGCTGTCCTGTGAAACGGCGGGCGCCGAACTGGAGGGAACCGCCTCGGAAGAGGTTGCCGACGACTGGGAGGACACGCCGCCCACATCGCCTGCCCCGCAGGCTGTCGCCGTCATCAGCAAAGCGGCCGCGGCCGCGAGAATCCAAATCTTTTTCATTTTCCTATCCGCCTTTTCCTAACAAGGTAGCCCGTCCGGGTTAAAAGCTCCGGCGGGCCTGACTTTATTATTATCACTTTTTTTCTCTCTTTTGTCAACCGGTCGAAAAAAACCGTTGGATTTCCAAAAACAGGCGGCGCCCGCAAAATAAGAGGCTGTGCAAAATGATCATTTTGCAACAGCCTTTTTGGATATACAGACCTGCCGTATTGGAGAACCTGCAAATGCACCGCGCCGTTTTCGAACGTTTACGATTGCTCTGTATATACAGGCTTAGTTTACTCTATAAATCCGTTTCTGTCAATTATTTCCTTGCTGTTTTTTCATTTCATCAAGGAGGGAACCGCGCCTTTCAGCTTTTCGATCAGCGCGAGAGACTCCTCCTTCGAGCTTCCGCTGGCGGAAAGATAGGCTTTGATCTTCGGCTCCGTCCCGCTCGGGCGGATGATCACCTTGCCGCCGTTTTCCAGCCGGTATTCCAGCACATTGGATTTCGGCAGATCGATCTTTTGGCCGCCGCTGGTCACGGAGGCTTCGTAATCGCTCCATCCGGATACTTTGAACCCGGCGATCCCGGCGGGCGCGTTTTTGCGCAGGGAATCCATGATGGCGCCCATGCGGAGCATTCCGTCCTCGCCTTCAAACCCGAAATTCATCAGCGCGTTTTCATAATATCCGTATTTTTGGTACAGGGCCTCCATCGCGTCGTACAGCGTCGTTCCCTTTTCCCGGTAGTACTGCGCCATCTGGCAGATCAGCATGCTCGCGTCCACCGCGTCCTTGTCGCGGACATACCCGCCGGAAAGGTAACCGTAGCTCTCCTCAAATCCGAAGAGATAGCGGCCGGTTTCTCCGGCCTGTTCCAGCAGGGCGATCTGGTCGCCGATATATTTGAACCCGGTCAGAACGCGCCGCAGTTCAATTCCGTAATGCTCCGCGACGGGCGTCGCCATATCGGTGCTGACGATGGTCGTGACCGCGACCGGCCGTTCCGGCAAAGTTCCTTTTTCCTTTTTGCTGCGCGCGATGAAATCAAGCAGCAGGACGCCGACCTCGTTTCCGGACATCAGGACGAATTCGCCGTTCCGGTTCACCGCGATGCCGCAGCGGTCGCAGTCCGGGTCGGTCGCCAGCAGCAGGTCCGGCTGAACCTTTTCGCACAGCTCCAGCCCCTTTTGCAGCGCCTCCCGGATCTCCGGGTTCGGGAACGGGCAGGTGGTGAAATTTCCGTCCGGGAACTCCTGTTCCGGCACGACCGCCACTTCCCCAACGCCGATCATTTGAAGGATGCGCGTGACACAGACGCGCCCGGTGCCGTTGAGCGGCGTGTAGACGACCTTCAGCCCCGTGCACGGCTCGGAGAAGACGCGCTGCTTCATCACCTCGTCGAGAAAACGGTCGGTCACGTCGTCCGGAATCAGGGAGACCAGTCCCTCGGCCTGTGCCTTGCCGTAATCCATGCGTCTGATATCATGAAACACGTCGAGCTTTTCGATTTCTGCCAGGACGTCGTCCGCCATCTTCAGCGTGATCTGGCAGCCGTCATCGCCGTACACCTTGTATCCGTTGTACTTTGCCGGATTGTGACTCGCCGTCACGCAGATGCCCGCGTCGCAGCGAAGGGTTCTCACCGCCCACGAAAGGGTCGGCGTCGGGGAAAGTTGCGGATAGATGTGGGCCTTCACGCCGTTCGCCGCGAGCACGGCCGCCGCCTCCCGGGCAAACAGGTCCGATTTGATCCGGCTGTCATAAGCAATGGCCGCGGAAGGGTGCTCTGCATGCTTTTTCAGGTAATTCGCCAGCCCCTGCGTCGCTTTCCGCACCGTATAGACATTCATCCGGTTGGTTCCGGCGCCGATTACGCCGCGCAGCCCTCCGGTCCCAAATTCAAGATCCCGGTAGAAACGGTCGTTGATCTCCTCCGGACTGTTTTTGATCTCTTCCAGTTCCTTCTTCAGGTCCGGGTCATCCAGCGCGTTTTCCAGCCATCTTTCATATTCGCTCATATCCTTGTTCCTTTCCGTACAAATTCGGCATATTCTGTTACAGGGCAGCCTCAGACCCTGAGAATATTGGTTACGATCCCCGCGGGGGTGATGTCCAGTATCCCGTAGGTCCCCGTGCTGCCGCAAAGCGAGCCCGGATTCATGAGATACAGCCCGTCCCGATACTCGGTCAGCGCCTCGTGCGTGTGGCCGAACAGCAGAATATCCGCCTTGCGGCTGCGAGCCGCGGAGATAATCTCATACATGCCGTACTTCACATTGTAAGTATAACCATGGGTATAGAAAATATTTTTTCCGGCCAGCGTGGTGAACCCTTCCGCCGGCAGCATGCTGCCCCAGTCGCAGTTCCCGCTCACCATCAGAAACATCTTATCGCGGAAGCTGTCCCGCGCGTCCGCGGCCTCTTCCTCGCCGTCGCCCAGGTGGATGACAACCTCCGCCCGGGGCTGCTTCAGGATCGCCGCACGAAGAGAATAGGAATCCCTGTGGGTATCCGATACTACCAGAATTCGCATGGAAAGACCTCCGGAACCGCCCTTTTCGGGACGGGTATATATTATTTAGGCATCGCATAAAGATATAGCGGGGTGATGTTATGCAAAACAGCGCGGAAAACCGTCAGTTGCTGGAATCCCTGATGAGCCAGCTCGGTCCGAAGGATCGGGAACGGGTCAAATCACTTCTGGCCGATAAAGGCGCCTGCGAAAAGATTTTGAATTCGCCGGAAGCGCAGGACCTGATCCGCAAGTTCAAGGGAGGAAAATAAATGGAAGATCTTTCCTCCATGCTGAACGACCTCCTGAAAAATCCCGAAAGCATGGAGAAAATCAAAGGCCTGGCGAGCATGCTGGGCGGAAGCGGCGGGTCCGGGTCCGGACCCGCGCCCCCGCCCGATGAGACTCCTGCGGTGCCCGCCGTGCGGGACAGCCGCGCCCCGGAGGGCGTGGATCAGGATTCGCTGCGGATGATCATGAAACTCGCCCCCATGATTTCAAAGTTCCGGCAGGAAGACGACAGCACACGGCTGTTGCGGGCGCTGCGCCCCTTTTTGAACGAAGAAAAGGGAAAAAAGCTGGATCAGGCAATCCGGCTGATGCAGATTGTGCGGATGATCCCATTGATCCGGCGCAGCGGGCTTTTGTGAGGTGAACCATGCCAGGAAATCGAAACGGGGATTCCTATAATTTTCAGAGTCTTCAGGAAGAAGCCGTCAAACGTGCGCGGGAGATGCAGGCGAGGGCGCATTTTCCGGCCCCGGACACTTCCATGCCGGCCGGAGCGCGTCCTGCGCAGGAAGTTTATCCCCATTCAGAACAGCTTCCCATCCATGAAAAGGCCCCCGCGCCTCCGCCTGCCCCGCCGCCTGTGCCGGAACCTGAGGAACCGGCGGAAGACGCCGGCCTAGGTCTGCTTGATACTTTGCTCAAAGACAACGAGCGCACCCTGATCTGGGTCCTCCTTCTGATCCTGCTGGAGGAAAAAGCGGACACGGCGTTAATCTTCGCCCTGATGTATCTCGTAACATAACCGCCGGACATCACCCCCGGACGGGCCAAACCGCCGACAAAATCACGCGGCCTCAAAATTGGCGCGATTTGCGGCGGTTTGCAATTCCCGCCCGGTTTTTTTTATTCGGACAGCGCTTTCACCGCGTAAATATACTGCTTCTGCGTGGAGGGGTCCGTTTTCAGGTCGTATTCCATGTATTTGACAGGCTTCGGCGTCACATTGGAGGATGCCGAACCGGACTGCGCGCGGGTATCGTCGCTCGGCGGCACGTAACCCACCTTCAGGACAACAATATCGTCCTTTTTCTTTGCGTTCTCGGTGTAGGGGGTGTAGGTGCTGTCAAGCGAATAAAGGGCCACATGGAACTGCGCGTTCTGCGAGTCGTACTCAAAAAAGGTTTCCTCCTCAGGGTTCTTCGGCTGAAGCTGGCAGTCGGGGCCGAAGAGCTGGCGGCAGGCATCCACGACATCGCCGAGCGGGACAATCGTTCTTCCGGCGTCGTCGTAATCGGTATAGTTCGCCGCGCTGTCGCTCGTCATGCACTGCC
This window contains:
- the tnpA gene encoding IS200/IS605 family transposase, with the protein product MKDIQSLSHSKWRCQYHIVFAPKYRRREIYGQIKADIGKILRKLCEQKGVEILEAEACPDHIHMPVSIPPNLSVAQFMGYLKGKNSLMIFDRHANLKYKYGTRHFWCRGYFVDTVGRNKKAIEEYIKNQLQEDIASDQISFKEYIDPFTGSKESKA
- a CDS encoding phospho-sugar mutase, which produces MSEYERWLENALDDPDLKKELEEIKNSPEEINDRFYRDLEFGTGGLRGVIGAGTNRMNVYTVRKATQGLANYLKKHAEHPSAAIAYDSRIKSDLFAREAAAVLAANGVKAHIYPQLSPTPTLSWAVRTLRCDAGICVTASHNPAKYNGYKVYGDDGCQITLKMADDVLAEIEKLDVFHDIRRMDYGKAQAEGLVSLIPDDVTDRFLDEVMKQRVFSEPCTGLKVVYTPLNGTGRVCVTRILQMIGVGEVAVVPEQEFPDGNFTTCPFPNPEIREALQKGLELCEKVQPDLLLATDPDCDRCGIAVNRNGEFVLMSGNEVGVLLLDFIARSKKEKGTLPERPVAVTTIVSTDMATPVAEHYGIELRRVLTGFKYIGDQIALLEQAGETGRYLFGFEESYGYLSGGYVRDKDAVDASMLICQMAQYYREKGTTLYDAMEALYQKYGYYENALMNFGFEGEDGMLRMGAIMDSLRKNAPAGIAGFKVSGWSDYEASVTSGGQKIDLPKSNVLEYRLENGGKVIIRPSGTEPKIKAYLSASGSSKEESLALIEKLKGAVPSLMK
- a CDS encoding YfcE family phosphodiesterase, which gives rise to MRILVVSDTHRDSYSLRAAILKQPRAEVVIHLGDGEEEAADARDSFRDKMFLMVSGNCDWGSMLPAEGFTTLAGKNIFYTHGYTYNVKYGMYEIISAARSRKADILLFGHTHEALTEYRDGLYLMNPGSLCGSTGTYGILDITPAGIVTNILRV